The proteins below are encoded in one region of Canis lupus familiaris isolate Mischka breed German Shepherd chromosome 21, alternate assembly UU_Cfam_GSD_1.0, whole genome shotgun sequence:
- the OR51F23 gene encoding olfactory receptor family 51 subfamily F member 23 produces MPNFQNTTSTSIIFLLTGVPGLEAFHTWISIPFCFLYITALSGNSLILFAIVTQPSLHEPMYYFLSMLSTTDLGLSISTLVTMLGIFWFNAREISFNACLSQMFFIKLFTVMESSVLLAMAFDRFVAISNPLRYATILTDSRIAQIGVTIVIRGTLMLTPMVALLKRLSFCRSHVLHHSYCFHPDVMKLSCTDTRINNAVGLTAMISTVGVDSILILLSYILIIKTVLSIASPEERKKAFSTCISHIGAVAIFYFPLISLSFVHRFGKRAPAYVHTMIANTYLLIPPVMNPIIYSVKTKQIRRAVIKILYSKDM; encoded by the coding sequence ATGCCAAACTTCCAGAATACCACATCTACTTCCATCATTTTCCTGCTAACTGGTGTTCCCGGGCTGGAAGCCTTCCACACCTGGATCTCCATTCCCTTCTGCTTTCTCTACATAACCGCCCTCTCAGGAAACAGCCTGATCCTCTTTGCCATTGTCACTCAGCCCAGCCTCCACGAACCcatgtattatttcctttccatGCTGTCTACCACTGACCTCGGCCTATCCATATCCACCCTGGTCACCATGTTGGGTATATTCTGGTTCAATGCCAGGGAGATCAGCTTTAATGCTTGCTTGTCACAGATGTTCTTTATTAAACTCTTCACTGTCATGGAATCCTCGGTGCTGTTGGCCATGGCCTTTGATCGTTTTGTGGCCATCTCTAATCCACTCAGGTATGCCACCATTTTAACCGATTCCAGAATAGCTCAAATTGGAGTGACAATTGTCATCAGGGGAACACTAATGCTGACACCAATGGTAGCACTTCTTAAAAGACTGTCCTTCTGCCGCAGCCACGTGCTCCACCACTCCTACTGCTTCCACCCTGATGTGATGAAGCTCTCGTGCACAGACACCAGGATCAACAATGCAGTTGGGCTGACAGCCATGATCTCTACTGTTGGTGTGGACTCAATCCTCATCCTCCTTTCTTACATTTTGATTATTAAGACTGTCCTCAGCATTGCATCcccagaagagaggaagaaagcctTCAGCACATGTATCTCCCATATTGGGGCTgttgctattttctattttccattgaTCAGTCTGTCCTTTGTTCACAGATTTGGAAAACGAGCTCCAGCCTATGTTCATACAATGATTGCTAACACTTACCTCTTGATCCCTCCTGTAATGAACCCCATCATCTACAGCGTGAAGACAAAACAGATACGCAGAGCTGTGATAAAAATTCTCTATTCCAAAGACATGTAG
- the LOC119864882 gene encoding olfactory receptor 51F2-like, whose translation MVLFLLGSWLPLLIMPFFNQSIFHPAVFLLTGIPGFESYHAWLSIPFCCLYAIAISGNGMILFVILTESSLHEPMYYFLSMLSFTDLGLCLSTLVTMLRIFWFNAQEISFDACISQMFFIHGFTFMESSVLLVMAFDRFIAICNPLRYATILTNSRIIKVGFAIVIRGTTALVPLLLLLKRLSFCRSHVLHHSYCFHPDVMKLSCTDTKINSAFGLAIVISTAGIDSVLILLSYVLIIHSVLSIASPKERKKAFGTCVSHISAVAIFYIPMISLSLVHRFGKHAPPLVHTLIANVYLLIPPVMNPIIYSVKTKQIRKAVLKIFLSKLI comes from the coding sequence ATGGTCCTTTTTCTCCTGGGAAGTTGGCTCCCTTTACTCATTATGCCATTTTTCAATCAAAGCATTTTCCACCCTGCAGTCTTCCTTCTTACTGGCATCCCTGGTTTTGAAAGTTACCATGCCTGGCTCTCCATCCCTTTCTGTTGTCTCTATGCCATTGCCATCTCTGGGAATGGTATGATCTtgtttgtcatcctcactgagtCAAGCCTTCATGAACCCATGTACTATTTCCTCTCCATGCTCTCCTTCACGGACCTAGGGCTGTGCCTTTCCACATTGGTCACCATGCTGCGTATTTTCTGGTTCAATGCTCAAGAAATCAGTTTTGATGCCTGCATTAGCCAAATGTTCTTTATCCATGGTTTCACATTCATGGAGTCCTCTGTACTTCTGGTGATGGCCTTTGACCGCTTCATTGCCATCTGTAACCCACTGAGATATGCCACAATCTTAACCAATTCAAGGATCATCAAAGTGGGCTTTGCCATTGTTATTAGAGGGACAACGGCTCTAGTACCTTTACTCCTGCTCTTAAAGCGTCTATCCTTCTGCCGTAGCCATGTTCTGCACCATTCATATTGTTTCCACCCTGATGTGATGAAGCTTTCATGCACAGATACCAAGATCAACAGTGCATTTGGTTTGGCTATTGTTATCTCTACTGCTGGCATAGACTCTGTCTTGATCCTCCTCTCCTATGTTCTGATCATccactctgtgctcagcattgCCTCCCCAAAGGAGCGGAAAAAGGCCTTTGGTACTTGTGTCTCACACATAAGTGCCGTTGCCATCTTCTACATCCCCATGATCAGCTTGTCACTGGTACACAGATTTGGGAAGCATGCCCCTCCCCTTGTGCACACCCTTATTGCCAATGTTTACCTGCTCATCCCTCCTGTGATGAATCCCATAATCTATAGTGTGAAGACCAAGCAAATTCGTAAGGCTGTGctcaaaattttcctttctaaGCTGATTTAG